The following coding sequences lie in one Fusarium poae strain DAOMC 252244 chromosome 1, whole genome shotgun sequence genomic window:
- a CDS encoding hypothetical protein (SECRETED:SignalP(1-21)~MEROPS:MER0078639), translating to MLAINLLKTGGFLLSAVSVLAVPVVVESLNETPAGWEESDSPSPDQFINLSIGLEPEDHKLLERTIYEVSDPDHHKYGKHLSRESAKALLKPSRAATKSVKRWLSEVGVPDHHVRDEGEWLHIRTTVKNAEGMLNTRFSVFARDDRSIVRTREYSVPHEIRRHITSIQPTTLFSSFQHTRNLEETAPTMMKRDAQVENEPRSTKDGNYGGSGPIDLKKCKTEATPACIRKLYKMPKKYPTAAKGSLFTTVSFRNMSAQRDELQRFLQRYAPDLKGVTFSDDSANGGTNTQGDGRKFEHEGNLNIQYAVSLASRVPVQHLAVGGIEPDYTPDLDFPPGVGIEPWLEFAEHILNLPTKKLPSVISISWGEYEQHLPKQYARQVCNKFGQIGTRGVSIIVPAGNQGVGVSCQSNDGKKTKKFLPTWPSACPYVTTVGGTGDNNPEIAWSEGEGEEYSTGGGFSDLFPRPEYQDKVVKEYLKKLGKKWQPYFNPNGRAYPDVAALAVNFPVNLNDTLDYATGTSAAAPTFGAVIALLSNERLRKGKPAMGFLNPWIYKKGYKGFTDIVNGRNYGCQGFSALGSPAPKIPGAGWEAVKGWDPISGFGTPLYDKLEKLAL from the exons ATGCTGGCGATCAATCTCCTCAAGACTGGGGGATTTCTCCTCAGCGCGGTGTCTGTTCTGGCAGTCCCAGTTGTGGTTGAGTCATTGAACGAGACCCCCGCTGGATGGGAAGAATCAGACTCTCCCTCTCCCGACCAGTTCATCAACCTCTCTATCGGACTTGAGCCCGAAGATCACAAGTTGCTTGAGCGTACCATCTACGAAGTCTCCGATCCTGACCATCACAAGTATGGCAAGCATCTCTCTCGCGAATCTGCCAAAGCTCTACTCAAGCCTTCTCGTGCGGCTACCAAGTCTGTCAAGCGCTGGCTCTCTGAGGTTGGAGTTCCCGACCACCACGTTCGTGATGAGGGAGAGTGGCTTCACATTCGGACTACTGTCAAGAACGCCGAAGGAATGCTCAACACTCGTTTCTCTGTGTTCGCCCGCGATGACAGAAGCATCGTCAGAACGAGAGAGTACTCTGTCCCTCACGAGATCCGCCGCCACATTACATCAATCCAACCCACAACACTCTTTTCAAGCTTCCAGCATACAAGAAATCTTGAAGAAACCGCACCCACCATGATGAAGCGGGATGCTCAGGTTGAAAATGAGCCTCGATCTACCAAGGATGGCAACTATGGTGGATCAGGTCCGATCGACCTAAAGAAGTGCAAAACTGAGGCAACCCCTGCTTGTATCCGTAAGCTGTACAAGATGCCAAAGAAGTACCCAACTGCTGCGAAGGGCTCTTTATTCACAACTGTCAGTTTCAGAAAC ATGTCCGCCCAACGAGATGAGCTCCAAAGGTTCCTCCAACGCTACGCGCCTGACCTCAAAGGTGTTACGTTTTCTGATGACTCCGCCAATGGTGGGACAAATACGCAAGGTGATGGCAGGAAATTCGAGCACGAAGGAAATCTGAACATCCAATATGCTGTCTCGTTAGCCTCTCGAGTCCCAGTACAACACCTAGCTGTGGGAGGTATTGAACCAGACTACACTCCTGATCTTGA TTTCCCTCCAGGAGTGGGTATTGAGCCCTGGCTCGAGTTTGCTGAACATATCTTGAACCTGCCTACCAAGAAACTCCCTTCAGTTATTTCTATATCTTGGGGCGAATATGAACAACACCTTCCCAAGCAATATGCCCGTCAGGTCTGCAATAAATTCGGACAGATCGGTACGCGGGGTGTTTCCATCATAGTCCCAGCTGGCAATCAGGGTGTGGGAGTTTCATGTCAATCGAACGATGGAAAGAAGACCAAAAAGTTCCTTCCTACATGGCCCAGCGCTTGTCCATATGTAACCACTGTGGGTGGTACTGGGGACAATAACCCTGAGATTGCATGGAgcgaaggagaaggagaggagTACTCGACTGGAGGTGGGTTTTCTGATCTTTTCCCCCGCCCTGAGTATCAGGACAAGGTTGTCAAGGAGTATCTGAAGAAGCTTGGGAAGAAGTGGCAGCCTTATTTCAACCCCAATGGACGAGCCTATCCTGATGTAGCAGCACTTGCGGTCAATTTCCCGGTCAATCTCAATGATACATTGGACTATGCAACTGGAACGAG TGCCGCAGCCCCAACTTTTGGGGCCGTTATTGCCCTCCTTTCAAATGAGAGGTTGAGGAAGGGAAAGCCTGCGATGGGATTCCTTAACCCTTGGATCTATAAAAAAGGGTACAAAGGGTTCACCGA TATTGTGAATGGGAGAAACTACGGCTGTCAAGGCTTCAGTGCCCTAGGCTCTCCGGCGCCTAAAATACCTGGTGCAGGTTGGGAGGCGGTCAAAGGATGGGATCCTATTAGTGGTTTCGGAACGCCGTTGTACGACAAGTTGGAAAAGCTGGCCCTTTAG
- a CDS encoding hypothetical protein (BUSCO:50374at5125), whose product MSSETPLLDPSLFSHLQEKLDEETSVRDNLTQIIQRLERAVATAQGLLSRVHSTPRARYPALVSQVEDAIKEEVSIVKELSEVASQHPYYKYNQKWARTIQNAIGTAVYVAWLGGLGSESQPATLGRLLTLEQVGDVFQVPTNLKDRDAFHFTIEEYLLSLTDLTNELARLAANAVTYGDFELPLVISAFIKDLFAGFQLLNLKNDILRKRADAVKYDVKRVEDVVYDLSLRGLVKRPGEGDTEMAAAE is encoded by the exons ATGTCCTCCGAAACTCCCCTCCTCGACCCTTCACTCTTCTCCCACCTCCAAGAGAAGCTCGATGAAGAAACCAGCGTCCGCGACAACCTCACTCAGATAATCCAGCGTCTCGAGCGTGCCGTCGCCACTGCTCAAGGCCTTCTCTCTCGTGTCCACTCTACTCCTCGTGCCCGCT ATCCTGCGTTGGTCTCCCAGGTTGAAGATGCCATCAAGGAAGAGGTTTCTATCGTGAAGGAGCTGAGCGAGGTTGCTAGCCAGCACCCATACTACAA ATACAACCAAAAGTGGGCGAGAACTATCCAAAATGCCATCGGCACCGCTGTCTACGTTGCTTGGCTTGGCGGTCTAGGCTCCGAGTCGCAGCCTGCTACTCTCGGCCGTCTCCTGACCCTCGAGCAGGTCGGCGATGTCTTCCAGG TCCCTACAAACCTCAAGGACCGTGACGCCTTCCACTTCACTATTGAAGAGTATCTCCTCTCTCTGACGGACCTGACCAATGAGCTCGCCCGTCTGGCCGCCAACGCTGTTACTTACGGAGATTTTGAGCTTCCTCTCGTTATCAGCGCGTTCATCAAGGATCTTTTCGCCGGGTTCcagcttctcaacctcaagaaCGACATCCTCCGCAAGCGAGCCGATGCTGTCAAGTATGACGTCAAGAGGGTTGAGGACGTTGTCTACGATTTGAGCCTTCGTGGACTGGTGAAGCGACCAGGCGAAGGCGATACAGAAATGGCTGCCGCCGAGTAA